Proteins from one Gloeocapsa sp. PCC 73106 genomic window:
- a CDS encoding photosystem I assembly protein Ycf4, which yields MKASLSSTDSLILRQEILGSRRFSNYFWAIATSMGGIGFLLAGLSSYFQKNLLLVSDPTSLQFIPQGIALLFYGVAGSLLAAYLWLTIFWNIGGGYNEFNKNTNQVTIFRWGFPGKDRRIQFTCPLEEVQAIRAEIKEGINPKRALYLCSKQRRDVPLTRAGEPIPISTLENQGAELARFLGVPLEGLA from the coding sequence ATGAAAGCATCATTAAGCTCTACTGACAGTTTGATTTTACGCCAGGAAATCCTTGGCTCTCGCCGTTTCAGCAACTATTTTTGGGCGATAGCTACCTCAATGGGTGGAATCGGCTTTCTTTTAGCGGGTCTTTCTAGCTATTTCCAGAAAAATTTACTGTTAGTTAGCGACCCGACTAGTTTACAATTTATACCTCAAGGTATCGCTCTACTTTTTTACGGAGTAGCAGGGTCGTTACTAGCTGCTTACCTTTGGTTGACCATTTTTTGGAACATTGGGGGTGGTTACAACGAGTTCAACAAAAATACTAATCAAGTGACTATTTTTCGCTGGGGTTTTCCAGGTAAAGATCGTAGAATTCAATTTACCTGTCCTTTAGAAGAAGTACAAGCCATACGGGCTGAAATCAAAGAAGGAATTAATCCTAAGCGCGCTCTCTATCTGTGTAGTAAGCAACGTCGAGATGTCCCACTCACTAGAGCAGGAGAGCCTATACCTATCTCAACTCTGGAAAATCAAGGAGCAGAATTAGCTCGCTTTTTAGGAGTTCCTTTAGAAGGTTTGGCATGA
- a CDS encoding peptidylprolyl isomerase gives MNKIRIPVFILILCCSLILESCNQGNATFTATEVNVTNTEIAMKASLPRLEGKAIVKLIVNDSPILVEVDGNYAPITAGNFVDLVDQGVYNGLAFHRVVKEPQPFVVQGGDPQSKDPSAPVGNLGTGSFIDPDTSQPRYIPLEIQGENSSEPTYSRTIQAVPILPHRRGAVAMARSQMPDSASAQFYFALADLGFLDGSYAVFGYVTEGMSVVDQIKQGDRIQSAEVVQGIENLKR, from the coding sequence ATGAACAAAATTAGGATTCCCGTATTTATACTCATTTTATGCTGTAGCTTGATCTTGGAATCGTGCAACCAAGGTAATGCTACATTTACTGCAACTGAAGTTAATGTTACCAATACAGAAATAGCCATGAAAGCATCTTTACCCAGACTAGAAGGAAAAGCTATAGTTAAGCTGATCGTTAACGATTCACCTATACTGGTGGAGGTAGATGGAAATTATGCTCCTATTACCGCAGGGAACTTCGTTGATTTAGTAGATCAAGGTGTTTATAATGGACTAGCTTTTCACCGCGTCGTCAAAGAACCTCAACCCTTTGTTGTACAGGGAGGAGACCCCCAAAGCAAAGACCCAAGCGCACCTGTAGGTAACCTGGGAACTGGGAGTTTTATTGATCCAGATACCTCACAACCTCGTTACATACCTTTGGAAATCCAAGGGGAAAATAGTAGTGAACCTACCTATAGTAGAACGATTCAAGCAGTACCAATCCTACCTCATCGTCGCGGCGCGGTAGCCATGGCGCGATCGCAAATGCCCGACAGCGCTTCGGCTCAATTCTATTTTGCTTTGGCTGATTTGGGGTTTTTAGACGGTAGTTACGCTGTATTTGGATATGTTACAGAAGGAATGTCAGTAGTGGACCAAATCAAGCAAGGCGATCGCATACAATCGGCTGAAGTAGTCCAAGGGATTGAAAATCTCAAGCGATGA
- a CDS encoding HNH endonuclease: protein MGKVLVLNASYEPLNITSWRRAVVLLLKGKAERLEHNGKQIYQEFPIPTVIRLLYYVRVPYKEIPLTRRNVLERDRQSCQYCNYKGEQLTLDHVIPRSRGGGDTWENLVTACVRCNVKKGSRTPKEANMSLRSQPRRPYSSLHFEIAKCTRGNVNQEWKKYVIGI from the coding sequence ATGGGCAAGGTTTTAGTATTAAACGCTTCCTATGAACCGCTCAACATTACTAGTTGGCGTCGGGCGGTTGTCTTACTACTCAAAGGAAAAGCAGAGCGGCTTGAACACAACGGTAAGCAAATCTATCAGGAATTTCCTATTCCTACGGTAATTAGGTTATTGTACTATGTCAGGGTGCCCTATAAAGAAATTCCTTTAACGCGTCGTAATGTTTTAGAGCGCGATCGACAAAGCTGCCAATACTGTAATTACAAAGGAGAACAGTTGACTCTAGATCACGTTATTCCCCGTTCTCGTGGTGGTGGGGATACCTGGGAAAACCTGGTGACTGCTTGTGTTCGTTGTAACGTTAAAAAGGGAAGTCGTACCCCTAAAGAAGCGAATATGAGTCTAAGATCTCAACCGAGACGACCTTATAGTAGTCTTCACTTTGAGATCGCTAAGTGTACTAGGGGTAATGTCAATCAGGAATGGAAAAAATATGTTATCGGTATCTAA
- a CDS encoding competence/damage-inducible protein A: MSAEIICVGTELLLGNIVNTNAQFLAQELADLGIPHYYETVVGDNPQRLQQAIAIAIERASILIFTGGLGPTPDDLTTEAIASFFQTSLIEDPAILTDIKAKFAQTGREMTPNNAKQALIPQGAQVLPNPVGTAPGMIWQPRPGLIILTFPGVPREMKAMWRTTAVPYLKSQGWGKEIIYSRLLKFRGIGESALAAKVAKFFDMSNPTVAPYASLGEVKLRLSAKASSVETAVELIEPMASEIIAIAGLDYCGSDEDTLASVVGKLLTQRQETISVAESCTGGGIGQLLTSVGGSSAYFSGGIISYDNSLKIQLLGVKAQDLAEFGAVSPEVAQQMALNVKHRLNTHWGLSVTGIAGPEGGTTSKPVGLVYFGFADPYDQVDCLVFHFGPDKDRETIRYLSVHYAIDQLRRKLSKFT, translated from the coding sequence ATGAGTGCAGAAATTATTTGCGTCGGAACCGAATTACTTTTAGGTAATATAGTTAATACTAACGCCCAGTTTTTAGCTCAAGAATTAGCTGACTTGGGTATTCCTCACTACTATGAAACGGTGGTAGGAGATAATCCTCAACGCTTGCAACAAGCGATCGCTATTGCTATAGAACGTGCTTCTATTTTAATTTTTACCGGGGGATTAGGACCCACACCCGACGACCTCACCACTGAAGCGATCGCCTCTTTTTTTCAAACAAGTTTAATAGAAGATCCGGCTATACTCACGGATATTAAGGCTAAATTTGCTCAAACAGGTCGGGAAATGACTCCTAATAACGCCAAACAAGCTCTAATTCCCCAAGGCGCACAAGTGTTACCCAATCCAGTCGGAACCGCACCAGGGATGATTTGGCAGCCACGTCCTGGACTAATTATCCTAACTTTTCCTGGTGTTCCCCGAGAAATGAAAGCCATGTGGCGCACTACCGCGGTCCCCTATCTTAAAAGTCAAGGTTGGGGTAAGGAGATCATCTACAGTCGTCTGTTAAAATTTCGAGGTATCGGCGAATCTGCTTTGGCTGCTAAAGTAGCTAAGTTTTTTGATATGTCTAATCCTACTGTAGCACCCTATGCTTCTTTGGGAGAGGTTAAATTACGTTTATCTGCTAAAGCCAGTTCGGTCGAAACTGCAGTCGAATTGATCGAACCCATGGCGTCAGAAATCATCGCGATCGCCGGTTTAGATTATTGCGGTTCAGATGAAGACACTTTAGCCTCGGTGGTGGGTAAATTATTAACTCAACGCCAAGAGACAATCAGTGTCGCTGAATCTTGTACTGGAGGAGGTATTGGACAATTATTAACCTCTGTTGGTGGGAGTTCGGCTTATTTTAGCGGTGGCATCATTAGTTACGATAATTCCTTAAAAATTCAATTATTAGGCGTAAAAGCTCAAGATTTAGCAGAATTTGGCGCAGTCAGCCCAGAGGTGGCTCAACAAATGGCCTTAAATGTTAAACACCGTTTAAATACTCACTGGGGCTTGAGTGTGACCGGAATCGCTGGACCAGAAGGTGGAACAACCAGTAAACCGGTGGGCTTAGTTTATTTTGGTTTTGCCGATCCCTATGACCAAGTAGATTGTCTGGTCTTTCACTTTGGACCTGACAAAGACAGAGAAACTATCCGTTATTTGAGCGTTCACTACGCGATAGATCAGTTAAGACGCAAACTATCAAAATTTACTTAA
- the aroQ gene encoding type II 3-dehydroquinate dehydratase, with amino-acid sequence MSTQEPLQISILVLHGPNLNLLGLREPETYGSLTLDAINLRLEKEAYELQVEIFCLQSNHEGVLIDAIHQAREKHQGIVINPGAYTHTSVAIRDALAGVEIPTVEVHLSNIYRRESFRHHSYIAPVAIGQVSGFGANSYSLGLRAIVEYLRCN; translated from the coding sequence TTGTCTACCCAAGAACCTCTTCAAATCAGTATTCTCGTTTTACACGGTCCTAATTTAAATCTTCTAGGACTGCGGGAACCTGAAACCTATGGCTCTTTGACCCTGGATGCGATTAATCTGCGGTTGGAAAAAGAAGCTTATGAGTTGCAAGTGGAAATATTCTGCTTGCAATCTAACCATGAAGGTGTATTGATAGATGCAATCCATCAGGCGAGGGAGAAACACCAAGGCATAGTGATTAATCCAGGGGCTTATACTCATACTAGTGTGGCGATTCGAGACGCTCTAGCTGGGGTAGAAATTCCTACGGTAGAGGTTCATTTGAGTAATATCTATCGAAGAGAGTCTTTTCGTCATCACTCCTATATAGCTCCGGTAGCAATTGGACAAGTGAGTGGCTTTGGTGCTAATAGTTATAGCCTGGGGTTAAGAGCGATCGTCGAGTATCTTCGTTGTAACTAA
- the lpxB gene encoding lipid-A-disaccharide synthase gives MRIFISTGEVSGDLQGAMLVASLYRQASQNNIDLEIIALGGEQMAAMGATVLHNTSAIGSVGLLESLPLVLPTWQIQRRAKAYLLQHPPDLVVLIDYSGPNLAIGGYLRQHLPNVPIVYYIAPQTWVWSPTSGGLRQLVKITDYLLAIFPEEARFFQNLGMNVTWVGHPLLDRLADAPQRLTARQALGIPTDKTVITLLPASRQQEIKYILPVICRAAQVIQTSLNQNVEYLIPLSLSKYRPAIAEAIKIYQLQARIIEGNSLDAIAASDLAITKSGTVNLEIALLNVPQVVLYRVHPLTMWIARHLLGFSIPFMSPPNLVMNRTIVPELLQEEANCERIVQEAKDLLENKARIAQIQADYQEMRQLLGEVGVCDRTAQAILNLKK, from the coding sequence ATGCGCATTTTTATTAGTACGGGAGAAGTGTCTGGAGATTTACAAGGAGCGATGTTGGTCGCCTCCCTTTATCGTCAAGCTTCTCAAAACAATATTGATTTGGAAATTATTGCCCTGGGAGGAGAACAAATGGCGGCTATGGGGGCAACTGTGCTCCACAATACTAGTGCTATTGGTTCTGTGGGACTGTTGGAGTCTTTACCTTTGGTTTTACCCACTTGGCAAATTCAGCGCCGTGCTAAAGCTTATCTATTGCAACATCCTCCTGATTTAGTGGTCTTGATTGATTACTCTGGACCCAATTTAGCGATCGGTGGTTATCTACGTCAACACCTACCTAATGTTCCTATCGTCTACTATATCGCTCCTCAAACTTGGGTTTGGTCACCAACTTCAGGAGGTCTCCGCCAGTTAGTGAAAATTACCGACTACCTCCTCGCTATTTTTCCTGAGGAGGCGCGTTTTTTCCAAAATTTGGGCATGAATGTAACTTGGGTTGGTCATCCTTTGTTAGATCGCTTAGCTGATGCTCCCCAACGACTCACTGCTCGACAAGCTTTGGGAATTCCGACCGATAAAACCGTGATTACTCTTTTACCGGCTTCCCGTCAACAGGAGATTAAATATATTTTACCGGTTATCTGCCGTGCTGCTCAAGTAATTCAAACTAGTCTCAACCAGAATGTAGAGTATTTGATTCCTCTTTCCCTGAGTAAGTACCGTCCTGCTATAGCAGAGGCGATTAAAATTTATCAACTCCAGGCTAGAATCATTGAGGGAAACTCTCTAGATGCGATCGCCGCTTCGGACTTAGCGATCACTAAATCGGGTACGGTAAATTTGGAAATCGCCCTACTCAATGTACCTCAAGTAGTTTTGTATCGGGTTCATCCTCTAACTATGTGGATAGCGCGTCATTTACTGGGGTTTTCTATACCCTTTATGTCTCCTCCCAATTTGGTGATGAACCGGACTATCGTACCGGAACTATTGCAAGAAGAGGCTAATTGTGAGCGGATCGTTCAAGAAGCTAAAGATCTATTGGAAAATAAAGCAAGAATTGCTCAAATACAAGCCGATTATCAGGAAATGCGTCAACTCTTAGGAGAAGTGGGTGTGTGCGATCGCACTGCTCAGGCTATCTTGAATCTTAAAAAATGA
- the lpxA gene encoding acyl-ACP--UDP-N-acetylglucosamine O-acyltransferase → MSCPRRNVVCCARLVGDILLNTIIHPTAVIHPQAEIDPSVEIGPYAVIENKVKIGPNTTIGAHVIIAGPTEIGSDNRIFPGAAIGLEPQDLKYRGAESKVKIGNNNIIREYVTINRATGENEVTLIGDHNLLMAYVHVAHNCVLENGVVIANNVALAGHVSIESKAVIGGVLGVHQFVHIGTMAMLGGMSRIDRDVPPYMLVEGNPSRVRSLNLVGLKRTGMTPETLKSLKDAFALLYRSDHNFTQALALLAQSEEEPVQHLYRFLQQSITLEGRRGPIPYNNR, encoded by the coding sequence ATTAGCTGTCCAAGGCGAAATGTTGTTTGCTGTGCTCGCTTAGTCGGAGATATTCTTTTGAATACAATAATTCATCCTACTGCGGTTATACATCCTCAAGCTGAAATTGATCCTAGCGTTGAGATTGGTCCCTACGCCGTGATTGAAAATAAGGTTAAAATAGGTCCTAATACTACGATAGGTGCTCATGTGATTATCGCAGGTCCCACAGAAATAGGTTCGGATAATCGCATTTTCCCGGGGGCAGCAATCGGTTTAGAACCTCAAGATTTAAAATATCGGGGCGCTGAATCTAAAGTTAAAATCGGTAATAACAATATTATTCGTGAATACGTCACTATTAATCGAGCTACCGGAGAAAACGAAGTGACTCTCATTGGGGATCATAATTTACTCATGGCTTATGTCCACGTGGCTCATAATTGCGTGCTTGAAAATGGGGTAGTTATCGCTAATAACGTCGCTCTAGCAGGACACGTGTCCATCGAGTCTAAGGCAGTGATTGGCGGTGTTCTAGGTGTTCACCAGTTCGTACACATCGGTACTATGGCTATGTTGGGTGGGATGAGCCGCATTGATCGCGATGTTCCTCCCTATATGTTAGTAGAGGGTAATCCTAGTCGAGTGCGATCGCTCAATCTAGTTGGTCTCAAGCGCACGGGTATGACTCCAGAAACTCTTAAATCTCTAAAAGATGCTTTTGCGCTACTCTACCGATCTGATCATAATTTTACTCAAGCTTTAGCTCTGCTAGCTCAAAGCGAGGAAGAGCCTGTTCAACACTTATACCGATTTTTGCAACAATCTATTACGCTCGAGGGCAGAAGAGGTCCTATTCCCTACAATAATCGTTAA
- the fabZ gene encoding 3-hydroxyacyl-ACP dehydratase FabZ, with protein sequence MFTIEEIQKSLPHRYPFALVDRIIEYVPGEKAVGLKNVSINEEYFQGHIPGRPLMPGVLMIEAMAQVGGIVLVKMPGMENKFFGFAGIEKVRFRLPVVPGDQLIMTVELLSLKRNRIAKMQGEGRVDGKLAVQGEMLFAVLA encoded by the coding sequence GTGTTTACAATTGAGGAAATTCAAAAAAGCTTACCCCATCGTTATCCTTTTGCTCTAGTAGACCGTATTATAGAATACGTCCCAGGAGAAAAAGCCGTTGGTTTAAAAAACGTCAGTATTAACGAGGAATATTTCCAAGGACATATACCTGGACGCCCTCTGATGCCGGGTGTCTTGATGATCGAAGCCATGGCTCAAGTAGGAGGTATAGTTTTAGTAAAAATGCCGGGAATGGAAAATAAGTTTTTTGGTTTCGCAGGCATTGAAAAAGTGCGTTTTCGTCTTCCCGTCGTACCCGGAGATCAGCTAATTATGACGGTGGAGCTTCTATCTTTGAAAAGAAATCGTATTGCTAAAATGCAAGGAGAAGGAAGGGTGGATGGTAAATTAGCTGTCCAAGGCGAAATGTTGTTTGCTGTGCTCGCTTAG
- the lpxC gene encoding UDP-3-O-acyl-N-acetylglucosamine deacetylase produces the protein MQQTVSSAFSVSGIGLHSGDQTRVTVIPSEHPTGRYFVRIDLPEKPQIPAQVSAVEQTLLSTELGIGSAKVRTVEHLLAALVASGVDHVRIEIDGPELPLLDGSAKVWVENITRVGLTSIASSELPRVTLDKPVWIQQGDAFVAALPAASTRFSYGIDFPTKAIGNQWYSWHPDTESFAEAIAPARTFALASQIASLQQAGLIKGGSLDNALVCDHQNWLNPPLRFNNEPVRHKILDLVGDLSLLGTIPRAHFLAYKASHQLHVQLAQIIKE, from the coding sequence ATGCAACAAACTGTTAGCTCCGCTTTTAGCGTTTCGGGTATAGGCTTACATTCAGGGGATCAAACTCGCGTAACGGTTATACCAAGTGAGCATCCTACAGGACGTTATTTTGTTCGCATAGATTTACCCGAAAAACCCCAAATACCCGCTCAAGTCTCAGCGGTGGAACAAACGCTTTTATCAACGGAGTTAGGGATAGGAAGCGCTAAAGTGAGGACGGTGGAACATCTTCTGGCGGCTTTAGTCGCTAGTGGAGTAGATCACGTCCGCATTGAAATCGATGGACCAGAATTACCTCTACTAGACGGATCGGCTAAAGTTTGGGTGGAAAATATTACTAGAGTGGGTCTAACTTCTATTGCGAGTAGTGAATTACCTCGAGTCACTCTAGATAAGCCTGTATGGATACAACAAGGTGACGCTTTTGTGGCAGCTCTACCCGCAGCTTCTACTCGTTTTAGCTATGGAATAGATTTCCCCACAAAGGCGATCGGCAATCAATGGTATAGTTGGCATCCAGATACAGAAAGTTTTGCTGAAGCGATCGCCCCGGCGAGAACTTTTGCTCTAGCTAGTCAAATTGCCTCCCTACAACAAGCAGGTTTAATCAAGGGCGGTAGTCTCGATAACGCTTTAGTCTGCGATCACCAAAATTGGCTCAATCCTCCCTTAAGATTTAATAATGAACCAGTAAGACATAAAATTTTAGACTTAGTAGGGGATTTAAGTTTACTAGGAACTATTCCCAGAGCCCACTTTCTGGCTTACAAAGCTAGTCATCAATTACACGTTCAATTAGCACAAATTATCAAGGAGTAA
- a CDS encoding BamA/TamA family outer membrane protein, translating into MEVLKSKNKPPILPLVITAGLLTVLIGEPGEAKTKSLNFNNTEIIVKHPKKLARVEPKSTKVVSIPSIPLIAQNPVPPSQEPRVLVAEVDIVGTDDEELKTLIYNSIQTLPGRTTTRSQVQADINAIYLSGFFALVEVDVEDTPLGVRLSFIVQPNPILSRVVVETIPAPEDQAVLPDEFVQETFQPQYGRILNLRELQEGITKINEWYAANGYDLAQVVGSPEVSPEGIVTLILAEGVVEDIQVKFFDEENQPVDGRTRDFIVTREVELKPGDVFNRNTAQRDLQRVFGLGIFEDVRLSFSPGSDPSQVVVNVEVVEGNTGSIAAGAGISSASGLFGTISYQQRNLGGNNQTLGAELQLGIRELLFDVNFTDPWIATSPRRTSYSINGFRRRSISLVYDGDDSTIRTANGDSRPRVVRTGGGINFSRPLAASPYERAKWVLSTGLQYENVRIENSDGDLARRARPEDNSINLAFSDSGVDDLITLRFGATRDLRNDPLQPTRGYVLRLGVEQTVPVGSGNILLNRVRGSYSYYIPLKLLNFDFAKDKPQALAFNFQAGTVIGDLPPYEAFVLGGSNSVRGYAEGEMGSGRSYAQFTAEYRFPIFSIVGGALFFDAGTDLGSGSGVPGDPAGIRGLPGSGYGYGLGVRVQSPLGPIRIDYGVNDEGDSRIHFGIGERF; encoded by the coding sequence GTGGAAGTGCTCAAATCTAAAAATAAACCCCCTATTTTACCTCTAGTAATCACCGCTGGCCTACTCACAGTACTAATCGGTGAACCAGGCGAAGCCAAAACTAAATCCCTGAATTTTAATAATACCGAGATTATAGTCAAACACCCCAAAAAATTAGCCAGGGTTGAACCCAAATCAACCAAAGTTGTCAGTATACCCTCTATTCCCCTGATTGCTCAAAACCCAGTCCCACCCTCCCAAGAACCCAGAGTTCTCGTAGCCGAGGTCGACATAGTAGGAACCGATGACGAAGAATTAAAAACCCTAATTTACAATAGCATTCAAACTCTACCCGGGAGAACTACTACCCGTTCCCAAGTTCAAGCCGACATCAACGCAATCTACCTGAGCGGATTTTTTGCTCTAGTAGAAGTAGACGTAGAAGATACACCTCTGGGGGTACGCTTGAGCTTTATAGTCCAACCCAACCCGATCCTGTCTCGAGTCGTTGTAGAAACCATCCCCGCACCGGAGGATCAAGCTGTCTTACCCGATGAATTCGTACAAGAGACTTTTCAACCCCAATATGGCAGGATTCTCAACCTGAGAGAATTACAAGAAGGGATAACCAAGATTAACGAATGGTACGCAGCTAATGGTTATGACTTAGCTCAAGTGGTGGGTTCTCCGGAAGTTTCACCCGAAGGAATCGTCACCCTCATCCTCGCCGAAGGTGTAGTTGAAGATATCCAAGTCAAATTTTTTGACGAAGAAAACCAACCCGTCGATGGTAGAACTAGAGACTTTATTGTTACCCGCGAAGTCGAGCTTAAACCCGGAGACGTATTTAACCGCAATACCGCTCAAAGAGATTTACAACGAGTTTTCGGTCTAGGGATATTCGAGGATGTACGCTTATCTTTTAGTCCAGGAAGCGATCCAAGTCAGGTTGTCGTTAACGTCGAAGTAGTAGAAGGCAATACAGGATCGATAGCCGCAGGTGCAGGGATTAGTTCCGCCAGTGGTTTATTCGGAACTATTAGTTACCAACAAAGAAACCTAGGTGGTAACAATCAAACTCTAGGGGCTGAACTGCAACTGGGGATTAGAGAACTCCTATTCGACGTCAATTTTACCGATCCCTGGATCGCTACTTCTCCCCGACGAACTTCATACAGTATCAACGGCTTCCGACGCCGCTCCATATCCCTAGTTTATGATGGGGATGATAGTACTATCAGAACTGCCAATGGAGACTCAAGACCCCGGGTAGTGAGAACTGGTGGAGGTATCAACTTTTCTCGTCCTTTGGCGGCTTCACCCTACGAACGGGCTAAATGGGTACTCTCTACAGGACTACAATACGAAAATGTACGCATAGAAAACTCCGACGGAGATCTTGCCCGTCGTGCTAGACCTGAAGATAATTCTATTAACCTCGCTTTTAGCGACAGTGGTGTCGATGACTTGATCACACTGCGCTTTGGCGCCACTCGAGATTTGCGCAATGATCCCCTGCAACCTACCCGTGGTTACGTGTTAAGACTGGGGGTAGAACAGACAGTACCCGTCGGCTCTGGTAATATTTTGCTCAATAGAGTCAGAGGTAGTTATAGTTACTATATACCCTTGAAATTGCTAAATTTTGATTTTGCTAAAGATAAACCCCAAGCTTTAGCTTTTAACTTCCAAGCGGGGACTGTTATAGGCGATTTACCTCCCTACGAGGCTTTTGTTTTGGGAGGAAGTAACTCCGTTAGAGGTTACGCCGAAGGAGAGATGGGAAGTGGACGTAGTTACGCACAATTTACGGCAGAATACCGTTTTCCTATTTTCTCCATAGTGGGTGGGGCGCTATTTTTTGACGCGGGTACAGATTTGGGAAGCGGCAGTGGTGTGCCAGGAGATCCCGCCGGAATTAGAGGTTTACCAGGAAGTGGTTACGGTTATGGGCTCGGAGTTCGCGTTCAATCTCCCTTGGGTCCGATTAGGATAGATTATGGTGTCAATGATGAGGGGGATAGTCGTATACATTTCGGTATTGGAGAAAGATTTTAA
- the purC gene encoding phosphoribosylaminoimidazolesuccinocarboxamide synthase gives MSQLEKLYEGKAKIVYRSQEPDVFLTYFKDDATAFNAQKKGTITGKGEVNCTVSAILFQWLESQGIPTHYLEQTAPNEMLVKAVKIIPLEVVVRNIAAGSLTRETGLELGTILPQPLVEFYLKNDALGDPLLTRDRLSLLAIVTPEQLEILEKMALSINQHLQKFFLNCEITLVDFKLEFGFDSKGNIILADEISPDTCRLWDATESDPQARILDKDRFRQDLGAIEAAYQKVRSRVTDKQI, from the coding sequence ATGTCACAATTAGAAAAACTCTACGAAGGCAAAGCCAAAATAGTATATCGTTCCCAAGAGCCTGATGTATTCTTAACTTACTTTAAAGATGACGCCACGGCTTTTAACGCCCAAAAAAAAGGTACAATCACAGGAAAAGGCGAAGTAAACTGCACCGTTTCCGCTATTTTGTTTCAATGGCTTGAATCTCAGGGAATACCCACTCACTACTTGGAACAAACAGCGCCCAACGAAATGCTCGTTAAAGCGGTAAAAATTATTCCCTTAGAAGTAGTCGTTAGAAATATTGCAGCTGGTAGTCTGACTCGAGAAACGGGCTTAGAACTGGGCACCATTTTACCCCAACCTTTGGTAGAATTTTATCTCAAAAACGACGCACTAGGAGATCCCCTACTGACGCGCGATCGCCTGTCATTATTGGCAATAGTCACCCCAGAGCAACTCGAAATCTTAGAAAAGATGGCACTAAGTATCAATCAACACCTACAAAAATTCTTTTTAAATTGTGAGATCACTCTAGTAGACTTTAAACTAGAATTCGGGTTTGACTCCAAAGGAAATATTATTTTAGCCGATGAAATTAGCCCAGATACCTGTCGTCTTTGGGACGCTACCGAAAGCGATCCCCAAGCTCGAATCTTGGATAAAGATAGATTTCGTCAAGACTTAGGAGCGATCGAAGCCGCCTATCAAAAAGTCAGAAGCAGAGTTACGGATAAACAAATATGA
- a CDS encoding nucleoside recognition domain-containing protein yields the protein MSSAINLIFIAFLVTAILVGGYSDRLESVSEASFQSAKTAVTLAIDLIGTMALWLGLVRVLEAGGLMYTIALALKPLMLRLFPDVPPQHPAMGAMILNFAANLLGLGNAATPMGIKAMLELNKLNPFPGRATNAMCLFLAINTSSITIFPLTVIGMRAAANSSSPAAIWLPTLLATITSTVVAILVCLAFTRNEPIVTPNSEDLDEENGLIEVDKGSREQGAGSREQGAGSREQGAGGRRKKLRTFTLSSP from the coding sequence ATGTCTAGCGCGATTAATCTGATTTTTATTGCTTTTTTGGTAACGGCTATTTTAGTAGGGGGTTACAGCGATCGCCTTGAATCTGTTAGTGAGGCTAGTTTTCAATCGGCGAAAACCGCGGTAACTTTGGCGATCGATTTGATTGGTACTATGGCTCTGTGGTTGGGCTTAGTTAGAGTCCTCGAAGCGGGTGGACTGATGTATACTATCGCACTAGCCCTTAAACCGTTGATGTTAAGACTGTTTCCCGATGTTCCTCCCCAGCACCCGGCGATGGGCGCGATGATCCTCAATTTTGCGGCTAATTTGTTGGGTTTGGGTAACGCGGCTACTCCCATGGGGATTAAGGCTATGCTAGAACTCAATAAGCTCAATCCTTTTCCCGGTAGGGCTACTAATGCCATGTGTTTGTTTCTGGCGATTAATACTTCTAGTATCACTATATTTCCTTTGACGGTGATTGGAATGAGGGCTGCAGCTAATAGTAGTTCTCCTGCGGCTATCTGGTTACCTACTTTGCTCGCTACGATTACTTCCACTGTGGTCGCAATTTTAGTTTGTTTGGCTTTTACTCGCAATGAACCAATTGTTACCCCTAATTCTGAGGATTTAGACGAGGAAAATGGCTTAATTGAGGTAGATAAAGGGAGCAGGGAGCAGGGAGCAGGGAGCAGGGAGCAGGGAGCAGGGAGCAGGGAGCAGGGAGCAGGAGGAAGAAGGAAGAAGTTACGAACATTTACTTTATCATCCCCCTAG